TTCGCGAACAGCGTGATCATGGTCGCCGCGTCGGTGGTGCTCGTGTTGTTGATCGGCGTGCCCGCCGCCTACGTGCTCTCGCGGTGGGACATCCCGAGAGAACGGGACGTGCTCGTGTGGATCCTCTCCTCGCGCATGCTCCCGCCCATCGCCGTCGTCATTCCGTTCTTCGTCATCTTCCGGGCGCTGAACCTGTTCGATACGCGGATCGGGATGGTGCTCATGTACATCAGCATCAACCTCTCGCTGGTGGTGTGGGTGATGAAGGCGTTCTTCGACGGTATCCCGGAGACGCTCGAGGAGGCCGCTCGCGTCGACGGCGCCACCCGGTTCCAGAGCTTCCGGAAGGTGATCCTCCCGGCGGCCAAGCCCGGGATCTTCTCGGTCGCGATTATCAGCTTCATCTTCGCGTGGATCGAACTGCTGTTCGGGCTGGTGTTGACGAGCTTCGAGGCCGTTCCGGTGACGCTGTACGTCTACTCGTTCATCGGCTCGCGCTCGATCGAGTGGGGCATGCTCGCGGCCGCCTCCACGGCGATGATCGTCCCCGTGGTGATCTTCCTCATCGCGGTGAACAAGTACCTCGCCGCGGGGCTCAGCTTCGGCGTGGTGATCAAGGAATGACT
This genomic stretch from Halobaculum roseum harbors:
- a CDS encoding carbohydrate ABC transporter permease, which produces MATQDGTAESATGSQRLEKGTRETLVRVARHGVLLTWSFVVLFPLYWVVSMSLKPPGQANSLPPDWVFLPTVYNYIQLAQRGEFVAAFANSVIMVAASVVLVLLIGVPAAYVLSRWDIPRERDVLVWILSSRMLPPIAVVIPFFVIFRALNLFDTRIGMVLMYISINLSLVVWVMKAFFDGIPETLEEAARVDGATRFQSFRKVILPAAKPGIFSVAIISFIFAWIELLFGLVLTSFEAVPVTLYVYSFIGSRSIEWGMLAAASTAMIVPVVIFLIAVNKYLAAGLSFGVVIKE